One genomic region from Bactrocera tryoni isolate S06 chromosome 3, CSIRO_BtryS06_freeze2, whole genome shotgun sequence encodes:
- the LOC120772330 gene encoding RNA-binding protein 48: MDGNKGATHHIRQNYCRNRLEYRRGRRLRAVKVYTVANESKHLLVFGVPRINLKQEIKCKLKRCGDIEFMQCVTDEMARKVELEAFTDVYHVKFTKVQTARFAKRYLDAQEFYGGILHISYAPEYETTNELREKLFQRKAEIKHRQQVNEKLALIMSTDAQCSEPLDKKRKEP; the protein is encoded by the exons ATGGATGGAAACAAAGGTGCAACTCACCATATAAGACAAAATTATTGCAGGAATCGCTTAGAATACAGAAGAGGTCGGCGGTTAAGAGCTGTTAAG GTCTACACAGTAGCAAATGAATCAAAACACCTTCTAGTATTTGGAGTGCCGAggattaatttaaaacaagagATCAAGTGTAAACTTAAACGCTGTGGAGATATTGAATTTATGCAATGTGTTACAGATGAGATGGCAAGAAAAG TGGAGTTAGAAGCCTTCACTGATGTGTACCatgtaaaatttacaaaagtgcaGACAGCGCGCTTTGCTAAGCGGTATTTAGATGCACAAGAATTTTATGGCGGTATACTTCATATATCGTATGCACCGGAGTACGAAACCACTAATGAACTTCGAGAGAAACTCTTCCAGAGAAAAGCCGAAATTAAACACAGACAACAAGTGAACGAAAAATTGGCGTTAATAATGTCAACTGATGCTCAGTGTAGTGAACCGCTAGATAAGAAGAGAAAGGAACCTTAA
- the LOC120771995 gene encoding GTP-binding protein Rit2, which produces MPEKRNTPHELRVYKIVILGDGGVGKSAVTLQFVSHSFTDYHDPTIEDSYQQQAVIDGDAALLDILDTAGQVEFTAMRDQYMRCGEGFIICYSVTDRHSFQEASEYRKLIQRVRLSEDIPLVLIANKIDLVLARKVTTEEGKNLANQFGCPFFETSACERHCIDEPFYTLVREIRRKEAQGSGTSSEKLHSRRRSRWWRIRSIFALVFRRRRNLN; this is translated from the exons ATGCCAGAGAAACGAAATACGCCACACGAACTGCGTGTATACAAGATTGTCATACTTGGAGATGGTGGGGTTGGTAAATCAG ctgTCACCTTGCAATTCGTAAGTCATAGCTTTACGGACTACCACGATCCAACTATCG agGATTCCTATCAACAGCAAGCAGTGATTGATGGTGATGCCGCGCTGCTGGACATACTCGATACTGCTGGCCAGGTTGAGTTTACGGCCATGCGTGATCAGTATATGCGTTGTGGTGAAGGTTTCATAATATGTTACTCAGTGACAGACCGGCATAGCTTTCAAGAGGCGTCAGAGTATCGTAAACTAATACAACGCGTACGACTATCCGAAGACATACCATTGGTACTAATTGCGAACAAAATCGATTTGGTTTTAGCAAGAAAG GTAACCACTGAAGAGGGCAAAAATTTGGCAAATCAGTTTGGTTGTCCGTTCTTTGAGACGTCCGCATGTGAGCGACATTGCATTGATGAACCATTCTACACGCTCGTTCGCGAAATACGCCGCAAAGAA GCACAAGGCAGTGGCACAAGTTCGGAAAAGCTACATTCTCGTCGACGCAGCCGCTGGTGGCGCATACGCTCAATATTCGCTTTGGTCTTTCGGCGCCGCAGAAATCTTAATTGA
- the LOC120772329 gene encoding presenilins-associated rhomboid-like protein, mitochondrial — translation MLLHRALCRSWTRQIAEPLLPSYSSKLLRPHTIIVRSMRSSPRHQRPPRSGSLQTSPPFENYTLGGAVPPSNVVKALVFTGAFSVGCFMSVTILEYENTRNMMIEKARQSKFPWLRRQNVSQERNVWQELKQEVKQHWDKLTPGERVFVPLCALNVIVFGLWRVPSLRNTMMTYFCSNPAGRAVCWPMFLSTFSHYSMFHLFANMYVLHSFSNAGVLSLGKEQFLGVYLSAGVIASLSSIIYKTVTSKAGLSIGASGAIMAILAYVCAKYPDTQLSILFLPMLNFSAGAAIKVIMGFDLAGCILGWKFFDHAAHLGGALFGLFWVYFGTELWQKRIPFLTMYHDLRKTK, via the exons ATGCTTCTACATAGAGCGTTATGTCGCAGCTGGACCCGGCAAATTGC CGAACCATTATTGCCCAGTTACAGTAGTAAATTACTGCGACCACATACAATAATAGTGCGCTCGATGCGTAGCAGTCCACGCCATCAGCGTCCACCACGTAGCGGCAGCCTACAAACATCGCCACCATTCGAGAATTATACTTTGGGTGGAGCAGTGCCGCCAAGTAACGTAGTGAAGGCTCTTGTATTCACGGGCGcg TTCAGTGTTGGATGCTTCATGAGTGTAACTATACTTGAATATGAGAACACACGTAATATGATGATAGAAAAGGCACGTCAAAGTAAATTTCCTTGGCTACGAAGACAAAACGTCAGCCAGGAGAGAAATGTGTGGCAAGAACTAAAACAGGAAGTGAAACAACATTGGGATAAACTTACACCCGGTGAGCGGGTGTTTGTGCCACTTTGTGCATTGAATGTAATAGTATTTGGACTTTGGCGTGTACCATCATTGCGTAACACTATGATGACTTATTTTTGTTCGAATCCTGCAGGAC GTGCCGTTTGTTGGCCAATGTTCCTATCGACTTTCAGCCACTACTCAATGTTCCATTTATTCGCcaatatgtatgttttgcatAGCTTTTCCAACGCAGGCGTTTTGTCTTTGGGAAAAGAACAGTTTTTAGGTGTATATTTGAGTGCGGGTGTGATTGCCAGCTTGTCAAGTATTATCTATAAAACGGTGACTTCTAAGGCAGGACTTTCAATAGGCGCG TCCGGTGCGATAATGGCGATTTTGGCTTATGTTTGTGCCAAGTATCCAGACACGCAGCTAAGCATATTATTCCTGCCTATGCTGAATTTTTCGGCGGGAGCG GCCATTAAAGTTATAATGGGATTCGATCTGGCTGGTTGCATATTAGGCTGGAAGTTCTTTGATCATGCTGCGCATTTAGGTGGTGCTCTTTTTGGACT tttCTGGGTTTACTTCGGTACAGAATTATGGCAGAAGCGGATACCATTTCTGACAATGTATCATGATTTGCGCAAAACTAAATAG
- the LOC120770896 gene encoding protein rigor mortis, giving the protein MVLAKVPITPQWNLTNGCVCTPDGGFLYVGSRSINYVGPIQQVDGGDNENKPPVIKVFHTRQSILSIDVDPGWPISATAAIKASENTTEVAKTATTNNQQKYFAALAQDNSVQIWDFDRGCAVSGHKAHFSTALYMDGNGPSPQGDHVLLSYMRNRNVLSVNAQDIVVYCVASNTYCRRPMFISSKNQTLTVLRCSPHNEHIFAVGTNRGLVVIGDLQSMSTLYMLRGHEAAITSLSWCPQNVPPFKQQKCTLKDENHTANTNVEKTLVEEPQLIIEDAKQSKAAQKQNFKTQNNAKKSIMPVGNDDIFDIYDYDYLENEFGAPTETEKKVKETDEKIVTDKSVECGPTTNFDFVEACQSLKGEIDALKQEQDYGDGDVKQLPDVTLADCQKVACAENLSSSCDGDSADSTEGSLDLAERSSDDEVCVDGGELNPKQQILHQAEVHAEQSNDLEKKEVKEKSDLVTTKPLTAVNIVENFDKNTTKAVEVKVDDDNRTATSESNSEQPSIDGVVSQDNSNTAEKKDQQPSLLASASVDGSFWIWNTNTGASCDRLRAINAGKHGKNTSIQIYWLSSTEFLTTNKTGELSLWSMAQDTPITATNSPHQRYKFKADTKKSFLQRSVMSFSISHAHCLLWCLSSYREISCENLQTEKLLLKYCCASTNVSAMRECPDDMNKIALALSDRRVGIIDISKMSATNVFIENFIPRVDASVLALVWSPDSKRLAFGTLEGRVGIIHVESAKPTITFNPFCGKPIYSIDWQGDHIFVVCNDILAVYDANSEQKDAHIIREIKSISTVSVHDNVLYVGTQRGHVQVYHRKPNLVYSYTLVQDVPLAPRYITEISWSPIASDHVAVVANANNIHILKSHTPDGVLTPVRRIEIKNPKAANACVKWSNRNANEFLTCGFDGGVRVWDLNSTTNDEKFLKQFPCPMTCGLFFPTDEAIVMCAGKSTSVELFDMRLEESVVYSASKWKRSNMHTLDQVKWAMKVATRTEATKPLTAAEKRRLKRAENGQVVTEREECTNSAAGNGEAGAEVTDLFNAMKLNEQNTTVAAVEKTEVQAKPETKVAKNREDYMDWSYGSIYMRTPPTVLSWTSKELNKNVLEKLNIALSKTGPQGFLCPKLFGTKADAEKLLQIELSHIRSSKPTGIHNLFLMQLNSSTLKDEIMLCLQRKELSEWHVAVAPTISYKFWQNVCQSFAEQLLEKGYPLQAATYMMAMHRHARAIEMLLSKNYYTEALLIARVHLQDDDPLLVTIVDKWIAHLAMVGNLTASALISVLSGQFNRAHDILSKVRNIHPEIERVLEKLNRKQLEKNKQDQ; this is encoded by the exons ATGGTTTTGGCTAAAGTGCCAATTACTCCACAATGGAATTTAACAAacg GATGTGTTTGCACACCGGATGGTGGCTTCCTTTATGTAGGTTCACGCAGTATTAACTATGTCGGTCCAATTCAACAAGTTGATGGCGGCGACAATGAAAATAAACCACCAGTcattaaagttttccatacacgtcAAAGTATATTGAGTATAGATGTAGATCCCGGTTGGCCAATAAGCGCTACAGCAGCAATTAAAGCTTCCGAAAATACGACTGAAGTGGCAAAAACTGCGACTACGAACAATCAACAAAAGTATTTTGCCGCCTTGGCACAGGATAATTCCGTACAGATATGGGATTTCGATCGTGGTTGTGCGGTGAGTGGACATAAGGCACATTTTAGCACTGCTTTGTACATGGACGGCAATGGACCATCACCGCAAGGTGATCATGTGCTCCTAAGTTATATGCGCAATCGCAATGTGTTGTCGGTTAATGCACAGGATATTGTGGTGTATTGTGTGGCGTCTAATACCTATTGTCGCCGACCAATGTTTATTTCAAGCAAAAATCAAACACTAACGGTGCTGCGCTGCTCGCCACACAATGAACATATCTTTGCTGTGGGCACCAATCGTGGTTTGGTTGTAATTGGTGACCTACAGAGCATGAGCACATTATATATGTTACGTGGACATGAGGCTGCAATAACTTCACTATCTTGGTGCCCACAAAATGTGCCACCatttaagcaacaaaaatgtacGCTCAAAGATGAAAATCACACCGCGAATACCAATGTAGAGAAAACTTTGGTTGAGGAACCCCAACTGATAATTGAGGATGCAAAGCAATCAAAGGCTgcacaaaagcaaaattttaaaacgcaaaataatgctaaaaaatcgattatgcCCGTCGGTAATGATGACATATTCGACATCTATGACTACGATTATTTGGAAAATGAGTTTGGAGCACCAACAGAAACGGaaaagaaagtgaaagaaaCTGATGAAAAAATTGTTACTGACAAGTCTGTTGAATGTggtccaacaacaaattttgattttgtcgAAGCATGTCAAAGTCTTAAAGGTGAAATTGATGCTTTGAAGCAGGAGCAAGATTACGGAGATGGTGATGTCAAACAATTGCCCGATGTCACACTGGCCGATTGTCAAAAGGTGGCTTGTGCAGAAAATTTATCCTCAAGCTGCGATGGCGACAGCGCTGACTCAACTGAAGGTAGCTTAGATTTAGCTGAGCGTTCATCGGACGACGAAGTTTGCGTCGATGGTGGCGAGTTAAATCCAAAACAACAAATACTGCATCAGGCAGAAGTGCATGCAGAGCAATCCAACGATTTGGAAAAGAAAGAAGTTAAAGAGAAGTCGGATCTAGTAACTACTAAGCCTTTAACAGCCGTgaatattgttgaaaattttgataaaaacacAACTAAAGCAGTTGAAGTAAAGGTTGATGACGACAATCGCACGGCGACTTCAGAAAGTAATTCAGAACAACCATCTATTGACGGAGTGGTATCTCAAGACAATTCTAACACTGCCGAAAAGAAAGACCAGCAACCTTCATTGTTAGCATCCGCTAGCGTTGATGGCAGTTTTTGGATTTGGAATACAAACACCGGCGCAAGTTGTGATCGCTTGCGCGCTATAAACGCAGGCAAACATGGCAAAA ACACCAGCATACAAATTTACTGGCTGAGCTCAACCGAATTCCTCACCACAAATAAAACTGGTGAACTGTCACTTTGGTCAATGGCACAAGATACACCGATTACTGCCACAAATTCACCACATCAACGTTACAAGTTCAAAGCAGAcaccaaaaaatcatttcttcAACGCAGCGTCATGTCCTTTAGCATTTCGCATGCACACTGTTTACTCTGGTGCTTGTCATCGTATCGTGAAATAAGTTGCGAAAATCTGCAGACTGAAAAACTGTTGCTCAAATATTGTTGTGCTTCCACTAATGTTTCGGCGATGCGTGAGTGCCCGGATGACATGAATAA AATTGCTTTGGCTTTATCCGATCGTCGTGTTGGTATCATTGACATATCCAAAATGTCTGCCACTAATGTGTTCATCGAGAATTTCATACCGCGCGTCGATGCTTCTGTGCTAGCGCTAGTTTGGAGTCCGGATAGTAAGCGCTTGGCATTTGGCACGCTAGAAGGCAGG GTCGGCATCATCCATGTGGAGTCGGCCAAACCCACCATCACATTCAACCCATTCTGCGGCAAGCCCATTTATTCCATTGATTGGCAAGGCGATCACATATTCGTGGTTTGCAACGATATTTTGGCCGTTTACGACGCAAATTCCGAGCAAAAAG ATGCGCACATTATACGTGAGATTAAAAGCATCTCCACAGTGTCGGTACACGATAACGTACTTTACGTTGGCACCCAACGTGGACACGTACAAGTGTACCATCGTAAGCCCAATCTCGTCTACTCCTACACCCTAGTGCAGGACGTACCGTTAGCACCGCGTTACATCACCGAAATCTCCTGGAGCCCCATAGCCAGCGATCATGTCGCTGTCGTGGCCAATGCCAACAACATACACATACTGAAATCACACACGCCAGACGGTGTACTCACACCGGTACGTCGCATCGAGATCAAAAATCCCAAAGCTGCCAATGCTTGCGTCAAATGGAGCAATCGCAATGCCAACGAGTTTCTTACGTGCGGTTTCGACGGTGGCGTACGTGTTTGGGATCTAAATTCGACTACAAACGACGAGAAATTCCTCAAACAATTTCCATGTCCCATGACATGTGGCCTGTTCTTCCCGACCGACGAGGCAATCGTGATGTGCGCCGGCAAATCGACTTCGGTGGAGCTCTTCGATATGCGTTTGGAGGAGTCTGTGGTTTATTCGGCGTCGAAATGGAAGCGCTCCAACATGCACACTTTGGATCAAGTGAAATGGGCCATGAAAGTGGCCACACGCACCGAGGCGACAAAACCATTGACGGCAGCTGAGAAGCGTCGTCTCAAACGCGCTGAAAACGGTCAGGTGGTGACCGAACGCGAGGAGTGTACGAACAGTGCGGCTGGCAATGGTGAGGCTGGCGCTGAGGTCACCGATTTGTTTAACGCGATGAAGTTGAATGAGCAAAACACGACAGTGGCGGCGGTGGAGAAGACAGAAGTTCAAGCGAAACCGGAGACAAAAGTGGCAAAGAACCGTGAGGATTATATGGATTGGAGTTACGGCTCGATCTACATGAgg ACTCCGCCCACTGTTTTGAGCTGGACAAGCAAGGAgctcaataaaaatgttttggaaaaattgaATATCGCTTTGAGCAAAACTGGACCGCAAGGTTTCCTTTGCCCCAAATTATTTGGTACAAAAGCGGATGCCGAAAAGCTCTTGCAAATAGAAT taAGTCATATTAGAAGTTCGAAACCCACGGGCATACACAACTTATTTCTGATGCAGTTAAACTCTTCCACTCTCAAAGATGAAATAATGCTTTGTCTACAGAGAAAAGAGCTGAGCGAATGGCATGTGGCCGTGGCACCAACCATATCATACAA ATTTTGGCAGAACGTGTGCCAGTCCTTTGCCGAGCAACTGCTTGAAAAGGGCTACCCTCTGCAGGCAGCTACCTACATGATGGCGATGCATCGTCATGCAAGAGCCATCGAAATGCTCTTGTCGAAGAATTACTACACGGAAGCGCTACTGATCGCACGCGTTCATTTGCAAGACGACGATCCGTTATTGGTGACCATAGTCGATAAATGGATTGCGCATTTGGCAATGGTGGGCAACCTCACTGCGTCGGCGTTGAT TTCCGTACTCAGTGGACAGTTTAATCGTGCCCATGACATCCTATCTAAGGTGCGTAATATTCATCCGGAAATCGAACGGGTCCTAGAAAAGTTGAACCGAAAGCAACTAGAGAAGAATAAGCAGGATCAGTGA
- the LOC120770897 gene encoding uncharacterized protein LOC120770897, translating to MSVKNDFSRIFVQFVEECQASGLEVDQNFAYFYVHLLARDARLGLRHEAADNCKLLQLKQNAIQLYKNKTDPTMCNLHMTYCFRNFREFNINHLKEIYEESFQTKLQTLIAGILQYPETSNDKQLDEMLYKIQVFIIASYNIGDPKNHVLLKQTRQSLKSVLSHGDLQNFVLKKRYHRLEYLQRLTATVCGILIYNNCDPNGERENMRDILTDIQMAKTNTREALEAALEDIEHYIATGIEAIGNLIQVDTKEKKVHCKWPIEKVREINKYVILFSSYEKLLKNIVEAFEKTEYLVSLDQKKMDCIIEKINEILKYRTAIESQLVFPHFKYLSHLWTSLLLSLSHLAELNRLKEQLDEYVSEEIKENFRKLLKITEVRRKVVKKELLTTFGELMERTNKAHPVMTSLQKVTLNFQNYCALSLALTNGLLTPAFLTKKLCEDSKFRFGFANIEYAKYAERYFEDFIHTLKTAIYTSVDLILLFGLADVILQKDFVDERKKRRGKQVSASGTQTEMVVVNDLTPSNRINVAWNKWDFHRETIHLAYIRKLQTHAQQTALSFGTMNAQNECLPFGHRTN from the exons ATGTCGGTTAAGAACGACTTCTCGCGAATTTTCGTGCAATTCGTAGAGGAATGCCAAGCGAGCGGCTTGGAAGTCGACCAAAATTTCGCATATTTTTACGTGCATTTGTTGGCGCGCGACGCACGTCTCGGCTTGCGGCACGAAGCGGCGGATAACTGCAAATTGCTGCAACTAAAGCAGAATGCAATTCAGTTATATAAGAACAAGACAGATCCTACCATGTGCAATCTACACATGACctattgttttcgaaatttccgCGAATTTAATATAAACCATTTGAAAGAGATCTACGAGGAGAGCTTTCAAACGAAGCTGCAAACGCTTATCGCGGGCATACTGCAGTATCCGGAGACGAGCAATGACAAGCAGCTGGACGAAATGCTGTACAAGATACAGGTCTTCATAATTGCCAGCTACAATATTGGCGACCCGAAGAATCATGTT CTCTTGAAGCAGACGCGACAAAGTCTTAAAAGCGTGCTCAGCCACGGCGATCTGCAGAATTTTGTATTGAAGAAGCGCTATCATCGTTTGGAGTATTTGCAGCGTTTGACTGCCACTGTATGCGGCATACTTATCTACAATAATTGTGACCCGAATGGCGAACGGGAAAATATGCGCGACA TCTTAACTGATATTCAAATGGCGAAAACGAATACACGAGAAGCGCTTGAAGCCGCGCTAGAAGATATTGAACACTATATAGCGACTGGCATAGAGGCTATCGGCAATCTAATACAGGTGGACACAAAAGAGAAGAAGGTCCATTGCAAGTGGCCCATCGAGAAAGTGCGCGAAATCAATAAATATGTCATCTTGTTCAGTTCCTATGAGAAATTGCTGAAAAATATAGTCGAGGCATTTGAAAAAACTGAATATCTAGTTAGTCTGGATCAAAAGAAGATGGACTGTATAATAGAGAAAATCAATGAGATACTGAAATATCGCACAGCAATCGAATCGCAGTTGGTGTTC CCACATTTTAAGTATCTCTCGCATTTGTGGACCTCCTTACTGCTGTCGCTAAGCCACTTAGCCGAACTGAATCGGCTCAAAGAGCAGCTAGATGAGTATGTAAGCGAAGAAATCAAGGAAAATTTTcgtaaacttttaaaaataaccgAAGTGCGACGCAAAGTGGTGAAAAAGGAACTCTTAACAACATTCGGTGAACTTATGGAACGCACTAACAAGGCACATCCGGTAATGACGTCACTGCAGAAAGTG ACGTTGAACTTTCAAAATTACTGCGCGTTAAGCCTCGCACTAACCAACGGTTTGTTGACGCCCGCTTTTCTAACGAAAAAACTTTGCGAAGACTCAAAATTTCGCTTCGGTTTTGCAAATATCGAATACGCAAAATATGCCGAACGCTACTTCGAAGACTTCATACACACACTGAAGACGGCAATTTACACTTCCGTCGATTTGATTTTACTCTTCGGACTGGCCGATGTGATACTACAAAAGGACTTTGTGGACGAACGCAAGAAACGCAGGGGCAAACAAGTGTCGGCGAGTGGCACACAAACGGAGATGGTTGTTGTTAACGATCTCACACCATCGAATCGCATAAATGTCGCTTGGAACAAGTGGGACTTTCATCGCGAAACCATACACCTGGCGTACATAAGAAAGCTGCAGACGCATGCGCAGCAGACCGCTTTGTCCTTCGGCACTATGAATGCGCAAAACGAATGCTTGCCATTCGGACATCGTACAaattga